caatttatttttcattttttagatATGCAAGAACGTTTTTTGAATGAGTGAAGATTTTATGAAATGCACTAACATTTACTTGAATTggaacatttttttcatttttaaatttgtttttaaATGCACGAACATTTTATTGATAGCTATTAATATTTTTCAATTTgctgatttaaaaaaatcatgaaaattttATGAAAATCTTGAATATTGTTTAAAaaggtaaaaagaagaagaagaaaaaaaaactaccaacgaaaaagaaaaaaaatggaagaGAACAACAAAAAAGGACCCCCTGCgccgcacatgggccggcccaaaacaTCGCGCGGGGGAGCGGGGCGTCCGCGATTCAGCGCTTCGCATGGCGGGAGCTCCTATTTGCCGCGTTCTGCGGCAAATATACGCCTTGTCGCACAGGGGGTGCCGAGTAGGCCTGCCCATTCAGTGCACTTCGAATACGAGCGTGAAAAACACAAAACAGGGTAGCGCGCGGTGGCAAGGAATGGAACATGGCACTTCCTGCTTGCACGAACTGGCATGTCGACCGAAATACAGCGGAAATCTAAAAGAAACGAAGTACAGTTGCGGACTTAACACTGTTTGGCAAAATCCCTTTTTTTCCAAATTTTTTGATCGTATGATCTTTTCACAAACGCAAACGAAATTTATGAAAACGAACACATTTTGAATttcccaaacattttttaaaacatgatggttttggaatttgtgaacaacTTTTTAAAgcacgaatattttttgaatcttgagcACAAATTTTGAAGCGCGAACAACTTTTTAAAGCACCGACATTTTTTAGTTTTGAGAACAAATTTTTAAacggagaacaattttgaaaaatcccgaaAAAATTTGGAAGCGTGAACTTTGTTTTGAATacgtgaacaaaattttgaaatccggtacattttctgaatttagaaagttttgaacttttttgtgtaaTGAGAACATTTTTTGCAAACATGAACGTTTTGAAATCCGGTACATTTTCTGGACGCATATTTGTTTTGTAGGTTTGTAGCTTAATTAACAGATGGCTTGTGATTTCTCTTGCAGATTGATGAAACGCCTGGATGCATATCTATTCATACTTATATGTACATGCTCTGTATCATTCTTAGGAATCCCCGGTGCTAACACTAGTCATGAACAATCCCGAACTTATTCAGCAAACAATACTTGATTATCTTAACGATTTGCACAACAGTACAGGTTTAATTCGACAAATAGATGGAATCTTGAACAAATCTTCGCCTGTACTTGAGTGTAAATCCTTATACTAATCCTGTACGACATTACAATCCTTGGCATGTAAAGGGACTTTGACGAATCATGTCATCATCTACTTTTGCAAGTTACAATACTAGTCTATTGTATCTTTACAGGCCACACAAAATTACAAACTTTAGTTCGGCACAAGGCAAGCTAATCTAGTTTATGCGTAACAACTTGTAGAATATAACAAACCCAGTTTTAGAAAATGTTGCAATCCGGATCGATGTTTGACATGTAAAGTAAGTAAGATGAGTTATGTCAATTATCAAGATTTGTTGATAGCGGAATGATACATGCAACAACAAAGAACTTTGATGATCAGTGCAGGAATATGCTTGTAAGTAGTTGCACCTAACGCAGCATACCAAATGATAGAGTCCGAGAAGCATCCATGCACTTTTAAGGAAAGGAAATGCAAAGATGAAAAAAGGCGATGCCATGTCGGTTATAAATAGGCCTAAACAATCAAGACACTCCTCCAGCACCCACCATTCACTCAACTGGAGAACAAACATTATCTAACACAAATCAACCATGAAGAAATTCCTCGTCCTTGCCCTCATTGTTGTCGCGGCGACCACCACGGCCGCCGAACCCTTTACTGCATTCCGTAGTGCTTGGGAGCCGCAACATCCATCATCTCCGGAGCATCAACCAACTCCGCAGCCACAAGAACATCCAGTTCCACATCAAAAGTTGAACCCATGCAGGGATGCCCTCCTACAACAGTGTAGCCCAGTTGCTGATATGTCATTCCTCCGGTCACAGGTGGTGCAACATAGCAGCTGCTTGGTAATGTGGGAGCAGTGCTGTCAGCAACTAAAAGCGATCCCCAAGCAGTCAAGATGCGAGGCCATCCACAACGTCGTGCACGCCATTattttgcaacaacaacaacaattggtACAAGCTACTTCCACCCAAcctcagcagcagcaacaacaaggtCAACAACAACAACAGGGTCTGGGTTCTAGCCAGCCACAACAACAAACACAACTGGATCAGGGTTGGATTGCGGTGATAGGGACATGGGTGATTCAGACCATCCCGGCAATGTGCGACGTGCATGTTCCACCATACTGCTACACCACCATATCACCATCCAGTGACGTCACTACCGACATGGGCGGCTACTGAGAAGACGAGAGTTCTAGTATCCGAAAAATGGACCACCAATGTTTAGTCAATGGTCCGATCCATGTAGCGGTGAAAAATAAAGTGCCATGCATTATCATGTGTGGACTAGACTGGCACTAGTTCAAACTTGGGAATAAAAGGCAAACTAAGTTATTTTCTGCATATAGCGTTATCCGTCGGTGTTTCCATTCGGGCACACGTGGAGATGTTCATTCCTAACCACAATATTATGCATTAACTAGCTTTGTATGTAGCAAAATAACCTTAAAAAAATAACCAAATGGTTGTGGAAGTCAGACTGAGCTAGATCCCTATTAAGGTAAGGAGTAAGGTCTAACCGCAAACCTACACTTTAATGGTGAGCTTTCTGAATTTTGACCTTCTTGAGATGATTCACAACTAGttctaaatagtactccctctataaagaaatataggAGTGTACTTCTAAATAGTactttctttacggagggagtatatggcattggTATCAGTATGGTCCATGTAAGATTTTACTGTTGGTTTAGACTTTAGAGAGCGGGCAATTTCTCATTTCTGTCCATATCCTGGAGGAAATTTTGCTGTCCAGAAAATGCGTTCATTAATTAAGTTTGTGCAGAAAAAACTCAAACAGACAAAGGAAGCAAGCCACTCTGATTGGTTGCTTCCGCCCTCCTCTTTCACAGAATAAAGAAGCTAGTCTCGTTTTGCATCTTATGGAAACCACAAGTTCTTTCAGAAACAAAACTTTCTAGAGACCACTCCATTTGCCCTGCTGTCCTGGCAGTACATATATAAGTGATAATCCACACAAAGAATGGAAAGCCATCCATAAATAAAGAAAAGGCCATCTTCTATCTACCTCTAGAAGCATAGCTGTAGCTGGCTTGAgtagccatcatcatcatcatcccaaagaagaagaggaggaagaagaagatgcaagACTGGGGTCCGGTGCTCATCTCCTTCATGCTCTTCATCCTTCTATCCCCGGGGCTCCTCTTCCAGATCCCCGGCAAATCACGGACGATCGAGTGCGGCAAATTCCACACGAGCGTAGTCTCCATCCTCATCCACACCATCATCTTCTGCGCGCTCAATGCCTTCTTCCTCATTGTCGTTGGCGTCCGCATCGAGTTCGGCTCCTCATCATGAGTAGTAGAGTACCCCGCTTCACCCTGTTCTACCTGTTTATTTTTCTCTTTCTCTGTCTCGTTTGGTTCTTGCTGCTTGTTAATTAGTTTGCCTGTGCTCACTGGGATATGTTACATGGTAAAATACCCGCATATGTTACATGGTGGAATCATGTGAGTTTTGTATTATTGAGATTTAACAACAGCGTTACTGTATATGTCAGGGATCATACTTTTTCGTTAATGGATTTTTTTATTAGTGTATCAAGCTGTTACAAATAGATAAATTGGGCTAGACATCAAAGTTATACGGCAAAGAATTACTTCCTTTGTTGCATGTAGTGAATAATCACTTTATTTTGTTGTCTATCTCTTTGTTATGTTGCTATTATGCGGAGACCGGAAGTTTTATGCTCTTTTCGATTTTTCTTTCTTCTTATGTCACTGTTGACATATGCATTGTGATGGACATGGAAATGGAACAAGAAATCCAAAACATCATGTATACAGTACAAGCAAGTTTTGACCATCCATCCTATAAGCAGAGCAGGAGCAGTTAGGTTTCGAAACGCATCCAAACAATATATAATTATGTTATTCTGTTTACAGACACAATTAATTATGTTAGAAGAGTTATATTAATTGCTGTCGCTGATATGATAACAACTCAATTTAGTCGCAAGAATGGCTCAAAGTAAGAAATCTAAAGATCATCCTAACAGAAGTTTGCGTATTACAGGAAATGTGCATACATAACAATGTGGAGGTCTGTCCATATCAAGCAGCAACACAAGTCAAATATAAACACTTGAAATCACGCAGCAATAAAAAAGGACGTACATTGATTTGGGCTGGAAACTTTATCCAGCTTAATTGGTTCTCACATATATTCGCTGGAGTATATGTGTCGTTGGAGTATATATGGTTGCTGCAAATTCAGGCATCAAATCATTCAAATATTTGTGGTAGAGAAAACAGGTCCAGGCGGGGTCATGTCCTTGACCAGCACAAAATTTGTTTCTTTTAGGTGTTGTGTGTCATCTACATAATTTGTTTTCTTTATCCTCTACCACTATCTTTTTTTCCAATGGAAAGCGAAGCATGGAGCTTGAGGTAGAATATGCTGGGATTGGTTCAGGATTTGGCAATCATCTTCATACCTAAGAAATGTTTCCATTGATTAAATCAATGTGGAACAATTCAGAAAGGTCTTTATCTCTTTGTGAGGAAAAAAAATGGAGGGTGACAGGCATCAGGACTCGCTCTTGTCGGAGCCCCCCTCCCCCTTGTAAGTTATTGATGAAGCGTCTCAACCCCCGACAGAGGTTTTGCTATTTTTCATTCGACTGATTACAATTCGGCTTCTGTCAAATTTTCTAGTCATTCGATCTTGCTTTGTGATTCCCGATGGAGGATATCAGTTTTTCTTATCGGGCCAGCTTCTTTTCCCAGTAACCGCTACCGCCCGTTAAGTCGCGGGTGTCTTTGTTGCCTTTATTTTCCAAGTTTAATTTCTGGATGCTTCACATGGTGTCGAGTAGCCACTCTTCAACCGGGAGAGAAAGATGGTTAGGGGGAGTGGGTTCTTCTCTGGCGATTTATGTTGCAGCTCCCACGGCTACTTTGAGTTCGAGCTTCCGCTGCATTCGTGCTTGCTGATTTTTGCTTTGCTCCCTCTGTGGATTCAACAGCTGACCTCCTGTTGTTGTTGTTTGCTGCTCTAGTTTGTTCTTTGATTAGTGATGTTCTTACTTTTTTGTAGATCTATTGGCCGGATCCTTGGTGTGCACCTGGAACTTTACGATGTCATGGCCAGGCTGGAATGACGTTGACTTTGTGCAATTGGTGAAGATTATTTAGTCTTTGTTGACCTTGGTCCTCATGTCAGCAATCTCCTTCTTTGCTAAGGCCATTGCCTCGGCCTCGACCGCTAGAACCAACGTGGTCTTCTGAGTCTTATGAGATCGCTCAATGTTCCCCAAGATGATGACGACATtcgggcctgacatcttgagcttctTGTAAGCATAATGTGTGACGATGCCAAAGCGCGCGAACGCGGTCTGACACGAGGAGGGAGTGATAACCACACTTGAAAGGGACTACGTCAAAGCTTAGAGGATCCAAACAGTAGACGTATGAGGTACCGAACACCCCGTCTGGTGTGACCCTTCTAGTGCGCCTCATGCCCGTGATATATAATACCCTTGAACTTGGTTTTCACCAGCTCGATACATGACTTGTCGAAGTGCATCTTTCTCAGTGTATCGACGTAGCTGAGGTTCAAGCTCGATGAGGTGGAAACTGTTGAATATCGGGTCCAAGACAAGTGCGGGCAAACCGCCATGGTGGACGATAGTCTGGTGGTCATGACAAATACATGTGATCAGGATTTTCAACCAAGGATTGTATTTTGGCTCAAAGGACTCCACGGAATATACCTCGTGGACAGCACGCTTTCGATCTTTCTTGGAGGTGTGAGATGGATAAATCTTATTTACATCCTTTGTTTGTAGTGGGTACTGCTTCTGCCTGCCGTTCCCCTTTACCGGGTTGTAGCATGTCCTTATCGTTGTTGTTACAAGGGTTCGTCTTGTCCGCATTGCCGCTTACGATCTACATGACCTTCTTAACCAAGTAATTTCGGTTAGTGTGGGTGTCAGGCCGATCTCCATCGCCACATCGGTTGTCGCAAGGTGCTACTTGTAGATTGCGTTGGATTTTtatccccgaagaggagaggatgatgcagcacagtagagtaagtattttcctcagttaagaaaccaaggttatcagtcCAGTAGAAGAACGAagcaacaccacataaacaacacctacacacaaaacgCAAACCCTCGCACCAAACGCAAACGAGAGGTTGTCAATCTCTCGGTGGTCAAGTAACGAGATTAAATGGTATATGATAGATTGATAGATTGATaaataaataaaagataaaaatatgcaacaaatatttttggtatttgtgtATAAGTAAAACAAGATAGATCTTATGATAAATGTAGACCCGCAGGCCGTAgagttcactagaggcatctctcaagaaaatagcataccgtgggtaaataaattactgttgggcaactgacagaagagcaaataattatgacgctaTCGAAGGTAATGATCataacataggcatcacatccaaaacaagtagaccaaaacgattctgcatccactactattacttcacacatcgactactagccaacatgcatctagtgtattaagttcataggaacgAAGTAATGCATAAAGATCAATGGCATGATGTAGTCAAGACAAACACAAATAAGAATTCATCCGtacttgttatccttaatggcaacaatacatgcgtgtcaactccccttctgtcactaggaccgagcaccgcaagatcgaacccattaccgAGCACCTCTCCCCGTTGCAAGAGGATCCAATCTAGCTGTCCAAACCAAACCAAAacttcggagaagaaatacaaggctattctagatcatgcataaaagagatcatcaaagaactcaaataaaacaaggatagatctgatcataaactcacaatacatcggatcctaacaaacacaccgcacaaagTCATTACATCGGATGGACCTCCATGAAGACCatggagaccattgtattgaggaacatagagggagagagagagagagagagagagagagagagagagagagagagccatctagctattacctacggacccgtaggtctatggtgaactactcacgcatcatc
This DNA window, taken from Triticum aestivum cultivar Chinese Spring chromosome 1D, IWGSC CS RefSeq v2.1, whole genome shotgun sequence, encodes the following:
- the LOC100415878 gene encoding avenin-3, translated to MKKFLVLALIVVAATTTAAEPFTAFRSAWEPQHPSSPEHQPTPQPQEHPVPHQKLNPCRDALLQQCSPVADMSFLRSQVVQHSSCLVMWEQCCQQLKAIPKQSRCEAIHNVVHAIILQQQQQLVQATSTQPQQQQQQGQQQQQGLGSSQPQQQTQLDQGWIAVIGTWVIQTIPAMCDVHVPPYCYTTISPSSDVTTDMGGY